The stretch of DNA ACCGTGCGAATTGCGACGCGGCAATTTACCGATCGCTATGGCGTGAAGAATACGGTGATCGTGGGGATGAGCTGTTTGGTGTTGTCGATGCTCGCCTATTTGCCGGTCACGACGTATTGGATGTTGCCGCTTCCGGCGGTCTTTGGCGGCGCGGCGCACGCGTTTCTGTTTCCGGCGGTCGTGGCTGGCGGAGCGACGGTCTTTCCGCGGCGGTATCGCGGAACGGGGACCAACTTGATGTTGGCGTCGCTCGACTTTGGCTCGCTGGTTGGCTATCCGCTGGAAGGGGCGATCGTGACCGGGGCCGACGAGCAGGGCCTGCCGGGCTATCCGACGATGTTTCTGACGCTGGCGGCCACCTTTACGCTGACGACGATTCTGTACGCGGCGCTGGGACGCAAAGAGATTGGGGAAGAGTTTGCCGTCGAACTCGAAGAGGAAACGGCGCCAACGATCGAGCCGGCGCCCATAGCCGATCCGGAAGCGGATCAGACCGAACGAGAAGCGACCAACTGCCGGTAGTAATCGATCGACATTTGCAGGCCGGTCTCGAAGTCGATCTCGACTTCATAGTTGAGCAGCGTGCGGGCCAGGGTATTATCGGCCATGCTGTCGCGGACGTCGCCGATTCGGGGCGGATCATGCTTGGGCTGGACGTCGGTGCCGAGTTCGCGATTCAACAGTTCGATCAGACGCAACAGCGACGTGCTGCGGCCGTTAGCGACGTTGATAATGCGACCGGCGACGCCATCGGCGCTGGCGGCCGAGAGATTGGCCAGGGCGACATTCTTGACGAAGGTAAAGTCGCGCGATTGCTCGCCATCGCCGTAAATGACGGGGCGCTGGTCGCGAAGCAGCAGCGTGATGAAGATCGGGATGACGGCCGAGTAGGGGCTGTCAGGATCTTGCCGCGGACCGAAGACGTTGAAGTAGCGGAGGCCGACCGTCTCGATGCCGTAGGTGTGGTAGAAGGCCTGCAGATAGTACTCGGCCGAGAGCTTGGCGGCGGCGTAGGGGGAGAGCGGATTGGGGAGATCGGTCTCGCGTTTGGCGAGCGTGGGGGCGTCGCCATAGGCGCTGCTGGACGCGGCGTAGATCACGCGGCGGACGTTCGCCTGGCGGGCTTCGTTGAGCAGGTTGACGGTGGCGGTCACGCAGTGGGCGTGGGTGTCGAGCGGACGTTCGACGCTGAGCGGTACCGAAGCGAGGGCCGCCTGGTGGAAGATCACGTCGACGCCATGGACCGCTTTGGCGACGACGGCGCTGTCGGTCAGGCACCCTTCGACAAAGTCGATCTTATCGGCGACCGGATCGAGATTGCTGCGTTTGCCGGTGCTGAGGTTGTCGATGACGCGGACCTCGTCGCCGCGAGCGACCAACGCGTCGACGATGTGCGATCCGATAAAACCAGCGCCGCCGGTAACGAGATACTTGGCCATGTCTTGCTGCTAGGTTGGATGTGGGACAGCCAGGCGAAGGGTTACTTCAACTTGGCGTTCATCGCGACCGCCGCTTCGATGCGACCGCCGATCGAGGCGATCCGTTTCGAGGCCGCCTTCACGTCATCTTTTGTGGCGCGTCCCAAACAAGCCGTCAAGTAGATCGACTGGCACAAGACGGCGTACAGTTCCGTCGAAACGGCGCCAGGGTGTTCCCCCACCAGGATGACGAGCGGCCAGATCTCGCTGAACTCTTGCCAGACCGCCTGGGCCGATTCGAGGTCGCTGCGCGACACCGTATAGAGGCTACGTCCTGCGGGCAGAAAGTCAATTTCGCCGCATTGCAGGCCGACGACCCGTTCGGACAATTTCGTCTCGCGGCGGATCACCTCGTAAAACCCGAGCGAATCGCGCAGTCCGAGCCGGTGCGAAAGCTGCTTGCCATGCACGTCGCCGTCGATCACCAAGACGCGGCGATTTTTGCTGGCGACGGCCAGCGCCGTGTGGAAACCGGCCTGGTGCGCGTCATCGCCCCCATCGGCCGACAGAAACAACGTCGACGTCGGTTTGCTGGTCGGCTGCGCAAGTCGCTCGTAACGTTCGCTGATTCGCGCATCTTGGAGATCGGCCTTGGTCTGCTCTTCGTAGGAGCAGAGATGGGGACGGGGAACCGCCGATGTGAACGACGGACGCAGCAGCATCGGGATCTTCGCGTCGCGGACAGGCGGCGGGGTCGCTTCGCTGTGAGGTTCTTCGCTTGGTTCCGCGGGGCGGGCGATCTCGGCAGCGTTGGCCGGAGATGCGCTCGCTTGAGCAGCGGCTGCGCGGGCCGATGCGGCGGCGACTTCGGCCGCTTCCGCTTTGGCGTCGGCGGCGCGGCGAGCCTGTTCGAGCTGCGCTTTTTCTGCGGCTCGCAGGCGAACGACCTCGGCCAGATCGTTTTCGTGGCTCTCCAGCGAACGGCGGGCTTCGGTCAGATCTTGCTGTTGGGTTTCGACCGTCTGGCGAGCCTCGGCGAGGGCCTCGTTCAGCTCGGCTTCTTTGCGAGCGAACTCTTCGGCCTGTTTGCTTAGCTCGTCGCTCAGGCTGGCCCGCAACGTTTGCTCATCGACGGTCGGCGCGGCTTGGATCGCCTGTTGCACCTCTTGCAGTTCGGCCTCTTTGGCCGAGAGTTGTTCGGAGAGGCGGGTGGCGTCGATGGTCAGTTGCTGTCGCGCCAGGTCGAACTCTTGCAGTTTCGCTTCGAGCGCCTGCTGCTTTTTCCGAAAGCGAGCTTCGTCTTCCTGGCGACGTTGGACAGACTCGGCCTGGTGACGCTCAAGCTCGGCCTGCAGTTCGGTCTGCAATTCTTCGTGGGCGGTGGCGTCATCCTGGTGTGACGCGAGTTGTGACTCGAGCTGAGCGAGTTGCTCTTGCAGGCGGGTTTTCTCGGCGCCAAGTTCCGCTTCGAGCCGCTTACGCTGCTCGGCCAGTTGCTGATCGCGCTCGTCGATTTGCCGCTGATACTCATCGCGGAGACGCTGCTCGGTCTCGGCGACGGCCTGATCTACCGCCGCCGCCACTTCGCGAACCGCGTCGACCTGGCCGACGGTGTTGTTGATCGTCGGCGTCGACGCAGGGGCGGCGCCCTGCTCTTGCAGACGTTTCAACGCGTCGAGCATTTTCGACATGGTTTAAGGCCTCGGCTACCTTAGGCGTGTTCGCGACGAAGGTTGCTGAAGAGCCGACGGAAGTCGCGCCGACGGCTGCGGGCCGGGGCTGGATCGGATTCATGCTCTTCGATAATCAGAATGTCGCGGTCGTCGGCCGGAGTCGGCTGCCCGGTTGGCGCCGCGGCGACATGACGCGAGACGATCTCTTCGTCTTTGGCATACGGCGGCATGACGACGTCGACCGCCGCGACCAAGTCGTGGTTCGACTGAATCACCACCGGCGCCGGTTCTAGCAGCGACGCGATCTCGACCCCTTCGCGGCTATGGACCTGCTTCAGCACGTCGCGGGCGTCGCTGAGGGTGGCGTAACGATCGAGGATCACCTCTTCGGCGTCGAACGATTCTGCGAACGGATTCTTGAAGGCGCTCTCGAACTCAAGCTCCGCTTCCGGCGTCAGGTTCGCGTGGGGCTCGAAGTCGGCTTCGTTCGCGTCGATCCGCAAGGTCGCGGCGGCGTCTTCATCGGGCGCGTCCCGCTTGTGCTTCGGCGGGGCGGTGATGCGCGAGGGGAACTTGACCGATTGCGGCGGCTCTAGCTCATCATCGAGCGAACCGAATTCAAGCACGCCCTCTTCGCTCTTGGGGGCGTTGAACTCTTGCTGGCTGGTCGACCACGGTCCCGGCATCTGCTGCAGGTCGGCCCACGCTTCTTCGATGCCGCTGGCGTCAATTCGTTTGTGCGAGCCAAGCGACGCCAGCACCAACACGTGATCGCACAGCTGGTTGATCAAGCGGGGAACGCCGCTGGCGACATGGCTGACCGCCTCGAGCGCTTCGTCCGAAAAGACGACCTGCTGGGCGCCGGCTTCTTCCAACTGGTATTGGATGAACTCGGAGGTCTCGGCTTTCGAGAAGGTCTCCAAGTAGCAGCGTGCGGCGACGCGCTGGTTCAGCGAAGTGAGTCGCGGCGAGGCGAATCGTTCTTCCATCATCATGCCGCCTGCCAAGGCCAGGCTGACTAGCGATTCGCCCTTGTGCGAGATGTTGGTCAGCAGGCGGAGTTCGTCGAGCAGGCGAGTCGGCAGCGCGTCGGCTTCGTCAATAAAGATGATCAGCCCTTCGCGATCGTCTTCGGACGAATGGAGGAAATCGACCAGCGACAGACGCAGCTCGCCTTCTTCCAGACCACGGTAAGGGAGGCCCAGGTCGTACAGCAATGCCTGCAGGAGAGCGCGACGCGAGCAGACTCGACCGCACTGCAGGAACGAGATATGTCGCTGCGACTGCAGATCTTTGGCCAGCACCTTCATCAACAACGACTTGCCGAGTCCCGGTCCGCCGATCAGCAGGGCGGGGCCTTCGCCACGATGCAGGCAACGGCGCATCGTGCTACGGGCCGCTTCGGCCGCGGCTGACGGAAAATAATAGGCGGCATCGGCGGCCGCAGGAAAAGGGCGCCGCGTTAGTTGATAGAACGTTTCGTACATTGCTTATTTTTCCTAGGCTGTGCAGGTCTTGATGGCCGACTGCAAGCCAAGTCGTCGAAGTGATTTGCGCTGCGCAGGGTGCATTTCAAGCATCGGCAAAAACAGGGGTCGATCTCCACCGCGACCAAGTCGGAATCTGCTAAGGCTTCGCTAGTTTGCAAACTTCCAAAGTTGGTCTTGCGCGTTGTAAATCGCCGTGAACGGCTCATGCGTGAAGGTCCGCGTGAACTCGGGATCGACCAACAACGCCACCAGGATCAATCCGACCAGCGCTACCAGCGAGTACTCGCTAGCGACGATGGCAAACCGCGCCAGCGTGCGCGTGGCCGTTCGCTTGCGCGGCAACTGCGGTCCCCCGGCCAGCGGCAACTCGGCGGCGATCGCCACACCGGCCGCCGCGGCGATTTCGTCGGAGCTGACCAGGATCGCCTCTTGATCGGCGGTCGGAACGCAAAGGGCGGCGAAGCCTCCCAGCAGCGTCGCCACCGCCAGCAACATGCCGACCCGCGGCAGCGGAAAGTTGCCGCCAATCATGCCGACGATGTGCGCCGACTTGTCGGGGGTCGCCTGGATCGACGTATAGAAGCGATGGCCGTCGGCGGCGATCTGATGTTTGCCGCCAACCGATTGCAGCGACATCCGAGCCTGCACGACCGCCTGCTTCAAACGTTCATGTTCCGACTTCAGCTTTTCGACATTGACCGGCGGCAGTTGGGCGCCTTCGACCGAAGGAGGGGGATCGGCGAACCGCGGCACTTGCGTCAGCTGCGCTTCCAGCGCCGTGATCTGCGCTTTCACGTTGATCACAATCGGGTGCTCTTCGGTCCGCTGCGACAGCAAGACCGACAGCTCCGACTTTTGGTCCGAGATCTGTTGCTGTAGTTCTTGCCACTGCAGATTCTCTTCGATGACCGGGGCTTGGACGTCGACCTGCGGTTGGCGACCGGTGATGACGTCTCCATATTGTTGAACGAACTCGTCCAGATTCTGCTGCGACTGGACCAAGACGCTGCGGGCCGATTGATCGAGCTGAATCGCCGCGTCGCCAATCAGGTTGGCCTGGTCGTCGGCATGCTGGTCAAGCTCGTGTTGATAGGCTGCGCCGATCTGTTGGGCCAGCGAGATCGCCGCGGCGGTGGTGGGGGCGGTGGTCGCAATAGTGACGTCGGCGTGATGGCCGCCAGCGCGGGGGGTGATCGCAATCTCAATCCGCTGTCGCAGCTGGTCGACGGTGAGGGTGGAGTCCGCCTCTTTGGTCTGTTCGGCGACCCGCGACAACCCGTCATCCGACAACGTCTTGGTCTTGGCCTGCTCGACGACATTCAGAAGCGACGTTTCATCCGGCAGATCGGCCGAGACAAGAACTTCCAGTTCGGCAACGACCGACTCGACCGGCGTTCGACAGAAGTAGAGACCGATCGCGATCACCGCCAACGCCGTTACGACAAATGCGTAGGCGCGACTCCCTGCGTTGGATCGGGCTGGTTGCGTCGCCGAGTCTTCCACGTTCTCACTCCATCCTTGGGGCTGGCGGATGCTAGCTGTCCATGCCAACAATACGCCGTTGTCTATTCATCGGCGCCCAGTCGCTTGCGCTCCATCGGAATCGGTTGGTTCGCACTTCGAAATCGCCCGGGTAAAATAGAGGAATTCGAAACTCGCACCGCAGCCGCCGGAGTCGCTCGTTGTTTCAGCGCAAGATATGTGGAATCACCTCCGTCCAAGACGCCCAGGCGATGATCGCCGCCGGCGCCGATGCGCTCGGACTGAATTTCTATCCCCAGAGCAAACGGTTCCTCTCAGCCGAAATCGCGCCGGACGTTCGCCAGGCGATCCCGAGTGAAGTCGCCGCGGTGGGGCTATTCGTCAACGCCGATGTGGTGGACGTCGCCGCCGTCGCCAAAAAATTATCGCTCGACTGGGTGCAGCTGCATGGGGACGAGCCGCCCGAGTATTTGGCTCGGCTGCGGCAACTTGGCGCACCGCCGATCTTAAAGGCCTTCCGCTGCGGCCCTGATTGGAAAGTGGAGATCGCCCAGTTCCTTTCGCGGTGCGGCGATCTCGGCTGCCGTCCGGCGGCGATTTTGATCGACGGATTTCAGGCCAGCGCGTATGGCGGCACGGGGAAGACCGCCGATTGGAATGCGTTGGTCGATTGGCCTCAGTGGCTCAATTGCGAATGTCTAGTTCTGGCTGGGGGGCTGACGCCCGACAATGTTTCGGCCGCGATTGCTCAAGTGCGGCCGACCGCGGTCGATACCGCCAGTGGCGTCGAGAGCGAGCCCGGCAGGAAAGATCTGCAACTGGCGGCAAGTTATTGTGCAAATGTGAAGATCGCGATGGGCGAGTAAAAGCCCTGTAAAACCCGGCTTTGCTAGCGTTCGGGCATTTACGGACTTACTAAAGATTGGCTACATTTAACTATTCCCCAGGTAACCGGGGTACGCGGCGCCGTTGCGCAAGCCGCTCGCTTTGCGGTGTAACGAAGAATAGCCGCACATGTTTTACCAATTCAAAGAAGGAGACGTCTCCGTGTCGCAAGTTGAAAAGCTCCCCTACAAAGTCAAAGACATTAGCTTGGCCGCGTGGGGACGAAAAGAGATCCAGCTGGCCGAGGTCGAAATGCCCGGTTTGATGGCGCTCCGCGAACGGTATGGCAAGGACAAGCCGCTGAAGGGCGCCCGCATCGCCGGTTGCCTTCACATGACGGTCCAGACCGCGGTCTTGATCGAGACGCTGATCGAACTGGGCGCCGAGGTGACCTGGAGCAGCTGCAACATTTTCTCGACTCAAGATCACGCCGCCGCGGCGGTCGCCGAACGTGGCGTGCCGGTCTATGCCTGGAAGGGCGAAACCGACGAAGAGTTCGACTGGTGCATTGAGCAGACGATCATCTTCCCCGACGGTAAGCCGCTGAACATGATCCTGGACGACGGCGGCGACTTGACCGTCATGGTTCACCAGAAGTACCCGGAACTATGCGAAGGGATCCGCGGCCTGTCGGAAGAAACCACGACCGGCGTGCACCGTCTCTACCACATGTTCAAGAAGGGCGAGCTGAAGATGCCCGCCATCAACGTCAACGACTCGGTTACCAAGAGCAAGTTCGACAACTTGTACGGTTGCCGCGAATCGCTGGCCGACGGCATCAAGCGTGCGACCGACATCATGGTCGCCGGTAAGGTCGTGGTCGTCTGCGGCTACGGCGATGTCGGCAAGGGTTGCGCCCAGTCGATGCGTGGCTTTGGCGCCCGCGTGATCGTCACCGAAATCGATCCGATCAACGCCCTGCAGGCCGCGATGGAAGGTTTCGAGGTCACGACGGTCGAAGATTCGGTCGCCGAAGGCGATATCTTCGTCACCACCACCGGCAACCGCGACATCATCACCGGCGCCCACATGGAGCAGATGAAGAATGACGCGATCGTCTGCAATATCGGTCACTTCGATCTCGAGATCGACATGGCCTACCTGCTGAAGACGCCGGGCATCACCCGCGACACCATCAAGCCTGATTCGGTGCCGGGCGGTCCGCTCGATCGCTTCACCTTCGCCGACGGTCACTCGATCCTGGTTCTGGCTGAAGGCCGCCTGGTTAACCTCGGTTGTGCGACCGGTCACCCGTCGTTCGTCATGTCGAGTTCGTTCACCAATCAGGTGATTGCTCAGCTCGAACTGTGGCAGAACTCCGACAGCTACCCGATCGGCGTCCATGTCTTGCCGAAGCACCTGGACGAAGAAGTCGCCCGGTTGCACCTCGACAAGCTCGGCGTGAAGCTGACCAAAATGACCCAAACCCAGGCCGACTACATCGGCGTGCCGGTCGAAGGTCCTTACAAGCCGGATCACTACCGCTACTAAATCGAATCGATCGGCCTTGCCCAGATCGGCTGGGCAGGTTGACCTGAGATAGGCTTGGGGGCTGCGACGTATAGTTCGCGGCCCCCTTTTTTGTTCTTATCGCACAGATTTGTTTTCACCGCACTGAGACGAGTAAGCATCGAATGCCAGAGATTCAAGCAATTCGCGGACTCCGCTACGACCTGGGCCACGTCGGCTCGCTCAGCGACGTCGTCGCACCGCCCTACGATGTGATCGGTCCCGAGCTACAGGATGAGTTGTACAAAAAGCATCCGGCCAACGCGGTGCGGCTGATCCTGAACCGCGAAGAGCCCGGGGACGACGACGCCAACGATCGCTACCACCGAGCCGAGCGCTTTTTGAAGACCTGGATCCGCGAAGGGGTTCTCTCGCAAGAAGCCGACCCGGCGATCTACGTCTATCACCAAGAGTTTGAAGCGGCAGGAACCAAGTACGTCCGCCACGGCTTTATGGCCGGGGTGAAGCTGGTTCGCTTTGGCGAAGGGAACATCTACCCACACGAGGAAACCCACTCGTCGGCCAAGGCGGATCGCCTGAAGTTGTTCAACGCGACCAAAACCAACCTGAGCCAGATCTTCGGCCTCTATCCCGATCCGGGCAATCAGACCCAGAAACTGCTCGACGACTACGTGATCGATAAGACGCCGCTGGTCGCGACCGATCACCTGGGAGTCGTGCATCGTCTGTGGCCGGTGACCGATTTGCCGATCATCTCGCAGGTCGCCACCGCGATCGCCGACGCCCCGATGTATGTCGCCGACGGGCATCACCGGTTTGAGACCGCCTGCAATTACAAAGACCAATTGGCCGAGTCGGGCGAACTGACCGCGGGCCATCCGGCCAACTACGTGATGACGATGCTGGTCAGCATGAGCGACGACGGAATGATCGTCCTGCCGACGCATCGGATGTTTCGCGGTCTGCCCGCGATGAGCTCCAGTGACCTGGTCGCCAAGCTGGGCGACTACTTTGACGTCGCCCTGGCCGGGCAAGGCGCCGAGCAGGCCGACATGATCTGGACCGACATCGCCACCGCCGACAACCAGGGGCAGATCGGTTTCTACTGTCCGATCGACAACACCTGGGTGATGGCGACGATCAACGAAGCGGGCATGACCAAGATGGCCGAGATCGCCGCTGAGCATAGCGAGGACTGGCAAGGACTGGGCGTTTCGATCCTGCACGGGTTGGTGATTGAGAACTTGCTGGGCGCCAAGGATCTGCCGAAAGCCAACTACGTGCACTTGGTGAGCGAAGTGGAGGAAGGGATCGAAAAGGGAGATCCCGACAACGGCGGTCAGCCCTATCCGTTGGCGGCGATCGTCATGCCGGCGACGATCGATCACATTCGCAGCATCAGCGAACATGGCGAACGGATGCCCGCCAAGAGCACCTACTTCTATCCGAAGCTGCTCAGCGGGCTGGTCTTCAATCCGCTTGCCAAGACGTCAAGCTCCTAGCCAATCGTCACCGTTTCACGTGAAACGCGACCAACACAAGGGCGTGCCGGGCAAATGTTCGGGACGCCCTTTTTGCGTAATTTGGGCGTTTCACGTGAAACAGGCGAAATCGTGCCGGATCTCCGTTTCACGTGAAACATGCCGATTTCCGTTTTTCACGGGGGAAATGACATTCCGCGTTTGCGCGCTTCCTCGCTAGAATCTCCAACCGCACATCGCCAAGTGGCGGTGAGCGACCGAACGTGAGGGGACCTGTGGCTCGAATCATCTGCATCGCGAATCAGAAGGGAGGCGTCGGCAAGACGACCACCGCCATTAACTTGGCCGTGGCGCTGGCCAAGTCTGCCCAGAAGACGTTGCTGATTGATCTCGATCCGCAGTGTAATGCGACGACCGGATTGAGCCTGACGCCGACCGACCGGCATCCGCTGGTCCTGCAGCAGTCGCTGCGGGAAGCGATCCAGCCGACGGCGCTTCCTGGGCTCGACCTGTTGCCGGGCAGCCGCAGCTTCCAGGATGTCGAAACGTTGGCGTCGGACGATCAGCCGCAGGCTGCCGTGCTGGAGTCTCATCTGGAGCGCGGCATGGCGGGCTACGACTTCGTCCTGATCGACTGTCCCCCGTCGGTCGGCAAGCTTACGCAAACGGCCCTCTCGGCTTCGACCGAGGTGCTGATGCCGATCCAGTGCGAGTACTTCGCGATGGAAGGTCTGACGCAGATGATCCAGGTGATCCGCAGCGTCATGCAAAAGAAGCCGGACCGATTGGCGTTTGGCGGGATCGTGCTGACGATGCACGATCCACGATTGGAATTGACCGCCGAGGTCGAGGACGAGGTCCGCGACTTTTTCGGCGAAGTGGTTTTCGACACCGTGGTGCCCCGGGACGTGCTCGTTAGCGAGGCGCCCAGCCACGGTTGTTCGGTCCTTGATCATGCGCCCCGCTCACGAGGAGCGCGGGCTTACATTGAACTATGCATGGAGGTGTTGGAGCGTGACTAAGCAAAAACGGCTGGGACGTGGGTTGGCGGCCCTGTTGGGCGGGCCGATGGATGAGAATGGCGCTCCGATGGAAGCCCCGATCGAAGCGGGCTCGCCGCGCGTCTACAACCCCGACCATCAGGAACAGCCAGCGGCTGAGGCTCCAGCGGCCCCGGCCGAGGTTGGCGGCGAGCGGCTATTGAAGCTGCCGGTCGAAGAGATCGACGCCAACCCGTACCAACCGCGGCAAGAGTTCAACGACGAAGAGATCGCCGAGCTGGCGCAAAGCCTCCAGCAGCATGACATGCTGCAGCCGATCGCCGTTCGCCAGGTGGACGGGCGTTACCAGTTGATCTCGGGCGAACGTCGTCTGCGGGCCGCGATCGTCGCCGGTTGGGACGAAGTGCCGGTTCGCGTCTTCGAGGCGGACGACCAGACGGTGGCCGAGTTGGCGATCGTGGAGAACCTGCAGCGGAAAGACCTGAACGCGATTGAAAAGGCGATGTCGTTCGAGCGGTACCTGCACGAGAACGGCTGCACCCAATCGGAACTTGCCGAGCGGATCGGCGTCGATCGCTCGACCGTGGCGAACCTGCTGCGTCTGCTCGAACTGCCGGAGCCGGTAATGACCGCCGTGATGACCGGTGAACTGACCGCCGGACATGCCCGGGCGCTGCTGCCGCTGGGGGAAGAAGGAATCCAGGTCGAGTTCGCCCGGCGGATCTTTGCAGAGGGCTGGAGCGTCCGTGGCGCCGAAGAGGCGGTCCAGGATTATATTCACGCCAGCGACGGCCCGGCCACGATCAAGGTGCCGGTCAAAAAGGGGCGCGTGGTCAGCGACCAGGTCGCCTCGCTGGAGCAGGAGTTCCGGATGGCCCTGGGGACCAAGGTCGACATCAAGCAATCGGCCCGCGGCGGCAAGATTGTGTTGCACTTCAAGGGGAACGACGAATTCGACCGGATTCGGGACCATTTGCTGGGCGGGGCGACCGAACTGCGGAAAGCCGGCTAGAAAAACGTGCCGGCTTGTGTAAGGATGTATAGCGTACGTGTCATTGCCAGGTTCCCGCTCGGCGGATAAGATCGGGGACTAACTCGGGGTGTAGCGCAGCCTGGCTAGCGCATCTGCTTTGGGAGCAGAGGGTCGCAGGTTCGAATCCTGTCACCCCGACTTGCCTTCGGCAAGTAGAGAGTAGAGGGGAGAAAGTAGAGCAGTAGAAAGAAAGGGGTCTCGGCCGAAATTGCCGGGGCTGTCTCGAAATCTAGCCGCTCAGCTTTCTCCCACTCTACTCGGTCTACTGTTCTCCTTTCTACTCACTTCTTCGAGTAGCATCACATAGACCAACAACGTCGCGCTATCTCTTCTCCCCTCGGATATCTCATGCCCTACGATCTCAAACCTCTCTTCCAACATCCCCCCTCGCGATGCCAAATCGTCCGCTACGCCAAGCCAAACGACCCGACCGTGCATTTGCAATGGCTCAAACCGGGCGACTACACCGATATCTTAGAAGAGGACGAAGAAATGTTCGGTCACCTGACCACATTTGGACCCGCGGGATATCTGTGCGTGTTTGCGGCGGATGAGCTTTGAGGGGGCGGCGTGATACCCAGCGTATCGCTACCGCACCCAACCAAATCGATCCGTCGGCCCGACAATCAACCAGGCCCGGCCGACAATCCGCTGCGGCGGTACTGGCCCGTTGAAGCGGCTGTCGTCGGAATCTTTGAGGTCGTCCCCCAGCACATAATAGCCGTCGCCGCAGGGGATTGGATGGCCGTCGACCAGGTTGCCGAACTTCAGATACTTGAGGTCGAGCGACGGCGGAAATTCGACCGGTTTGCCGTCGACCAGCAGTTCGCCGGAGCGGTCCATTTGGACCGTTTCGCCCGGCAGGGCGACGACCCGTTTCATTCGCTTGTCGCCGATGTCGGAGATGAACGTGATCACTTCCCAGCGGCGCGGGCGGCGAAACCAGCGGGTGACCTTCTCGGTAATCACGCGATCGCCGTCGTCCGGATTGGTCCCGACTAGCGTCGGCGCCATCGACGGCGAGATGACGACGGCGTAATCCATCGTCAGCCAGTAGAACCCGACGATGGCGCCAAAGATCGCCAAACCGCGCTCCACATAGCGCAGCATTTTGCGACCCGCGGCGGCGTAACGTTTGCCGGCGGGCGCGTCGTTATTCGGTTTCGGACTGGCTGGCTTCAGCATCACGGACCGCTTGTTCGATTTGCATTTGTCGCTCTTCCCACTTCAGCTTGGCTG from Blastopirellula retiformator encodes:
- a CDS encoding ExeA family protein translates to MYETFYQLTRRPFPAAADAAYYFPSAAAEAARSTMRRCLHRGEGPALLIGGPGLGKSLLMKVLAKDLQSQRHISFLQCGRVCSRRALLQALLYDLGLPYRGLEEGELRLSLVDFLHSSEDDREGLIIFIDEADALPTRLLDELRLLTNISHKGESLVSLALAGGMMMEERFASPRLTSLNQRVAARCYLETFSKAETSEFIQYQLEEAGAQQVVFSDEALEAVSHVASGVPRLINQLCDHVLVLASLGSHKRIDASGIEEAWADLQQMPGPWSTSQQEFNAPKSEEGVLEFGSLDDELEPPQSVKFPSRITAPPKHKRDAPDEDAAATLRIDANEADFEPHANLTPEAELEFESAFKNPFAESFDAEEVILDRYATLSDARDVLKQVHSREGVEIASLLEPAPVVIQSNHDLVAAVDVVMPPYAKDEEIVSRHVAAAPTGQPTPADDRDILIIEEHESDPAPARSRRRDFRRLFSNLRREHA
- the ahcY gene encoding adenosylhomocysteinase; this translates as MFYQFKEGDVSVSQVEKLPYKVKDISLAAWGRKEIQLAEVEMPGLMALRERYGKDKPLKGARIAGCLHMTVQTAVLIETLIELGAEVTWSSCNIFSTQDHAAAAVAERGVPVYAWKGETDEEFDWCIEQTIIFPDGKPLNMILDDGGDLTVMVHQKYPELCEGIRGLSEETTTGVHRLYHMFKKGELKMPAINVNDSVTKSKFDNLYGCRESLADGIKRATDIMVAGKVVVVCGYGDVGKGCAQSMRGFGARVIVTEIDPINALQAAMEGFEVTTVEDSVAEGDIFVTTTGNRDIITGAHMEQMKNDAIVCNIGHFDLEIDMAYLLKTPGITRDTIKPDSVPGGPLDRFTFADGHSILVLAEGRLVNLGCATGHPSFVMSSSFTNQVIAQLELWQNSDSYPIGVHVLPKHLDEEVARLHLDKLGVKLTKMTQTQADYIGVPVEGPYKPDHYRY
- a CDS encoding SDR family oxidoreductase, producing the protein MAKYLVTGGAGFIGSHIVDALVARGDEVRVIDNLSTGKRSNLDPVADKIDFVEGCLTDSAVVAKAVHGVDVIFHQAALASVPLSVERPLDTHAHCVTATVNLLNEARQANVRRVIYAASSSAYGDAPTLAKRETDLPNPLSPYAAAKLSAEYYLQAFYHTYGIETVGLRYFNVFGPRQDPDSPYSAVIPIFITLLLRDQRPVIYGDGEQSRDFTFVKNVALANLSAASADGVAGRIINVANGRSTSLLRLIELLNRELGTDVQPKHDPPRIGDVRDSMADNTLARTLLNYEVEIDFETGLQMSIDYYRQLVASRSV
- a CDS encoding SMC family protein yields the protein MSKMLDALKRLQEQGAAPASTPTINNTVGQVDAVREVAAAVDQAVAETEQRLRDEYQRQIDERDQQLAEQRKRLEAELGAEKTRLQEQLAQLESQLASHQDDATAHEELQTELQAELERHQAESVQRRQEDEARFRKKQQALEAKLQEFDLARQQLTIDATRLSEQLSAKEAELQEVQQAIQAAPTVDEQTLRASLSDELSKQAEEFARKEAELNEALAEARQTVETQQQDLTEARRSLESHENDLAEVVRLRAAEKAQLEQARRAADAKAEAAEVAAASARAAAAQASASPANAAEIARPAEPSEEPHSEATPPPVRDAKIPMLLRPSFTSAVPRPHLCSYEEQTKADLQDARISERYERLAQPTSKPTSTLFLSADGGDDAHQAGFHTALAVASKNRRVLVIDGDVHGKQLSHRLGLRDSLGFYEVIRRETKLSERVVGLQCGEIDFLPAGRSLYTVSRSDLESAQAVWQEFSEIWPLVILVGEHPGAVSTELYAVLCQSIYLTACLGRATKDDVKAASKRIASIGGRIEAAVAMNAKLK
- a CDS encoding phosphoribosylanthranilate isomerase; this encodes MFQRKICGITSVQDAQAMIAAGADALGLNFYPQSKRFLSAEIAPDVRQAIPSEVAAVGLFVNADVVDVAAVAKKLSLDWVQLHGDEPPEYLARLRQLGAPPILKAFRCGPDWKVEIAQFLSRCGDLGCRPAAILIDGFQASAYGGTGKTADWNALVDWPQWLNCECLVLAGGLTPDNVSAAIAQVRPTAVDTASGVESEPGRKDLQLAASYCANVKIAMGE
- a CDS encoding DUF1015 domain-containing protein; the encoded protein is MPEIQAIRGLRYDLGHVGSLSDVVAPPYDVIGPELQDELYKKHPANAVRLILNREEPGDDDANDRYHRAERFLKTWIREGVLSQEADPAIYVYHQEFEAAGTKYVRHGFMAGVKLVRFGEGNIYPHEETHSSAKADRLKLFNATKTNLSQIFGLYPDPGNQTQKLLDDYVIDKTPLVATDHLGVVHRLWPVTDLPIISQVATAIADAPMYVADGHHRFETACNYKDQLAESGELTAGHPANYVMTMLVSMSDDGMIVLPTHRMFRGLPAMSSSDLVAKLGDYFDVALAGQGAEQADMIWTDIATADNQGQIGFYCPIDNTWVMATINEAGMTKMAEIAAEHSEDWQGLGVSILHGLVIENLLGAKDLPKANYVHLVSEVEEGIEKGDPDNGGQPYPLAAIVMPATIDHIRSISEHGERMPAKSTYFYPKLLSGLVFNPLAKTSSS